The window TAGAGGTCACCAATATCGCCTAATCAGTACTGATACCTTACCGCTATATGCATAAATCAAAGGTTTTCTGAATAATTAATAAAAACAAAACTTGCAGTGTGTAGCCTTAACAAGTACCGTTGCCCGGTTTTTATAAATACACTCAAATTGCTAAGGTAAAGGTTTTGATCTCCACAGCGAATATTACTCAACAATTCGGCGCTAAGCCGCTATTCGAAAACATCTCAGTTAAGTTCGGCGAAGGTAACCGCTACGGCTTAATTGGCGCTAACGGTTGTGGTAAATCAACCTTTATGAAAATCCTCAGCGGTGAGCTTGAGCAAACCAGTGGTAACGTAAGCTACGACCCGAACGAACGCGTTGCAAAGCTAAACCAGGATCAATTTGCTTACGAAGCGTTCACGGTTATCGATACGGTAATCATGGGCCACAAAGAGTTATGGGAAGTTAAGAAAGAGCGTGACCGTATCTACTCTCTGGCTGAGATGAGTGAAGAAGACGGCATGAAAGTGGCTGACCTTGAAGTTCAGTTTGCAGAAATGGACGGCTACATGGCGGAAGCGAAAGCTGGTGAGCTTCTTCTTGCTGTCGGTATTCCAATGGAACAGCATTTTGGTCTGATGAGTGAAGTTGCGCCAGGTTGGAAACTGCGTGTGCTTCTTGCTCAGGTTCTGTTTGCTGACCCAGATATCATGCTACTTGACGAACCAACCAACAACTTGGATATGGATACTATCCGTTGGTTGGAAGATACGCTAAACGCACGTAACTGCACCATGATTATTATCTCGCACGACCGTCACTTCCTAAACTCGGTTTGTACGCACATGGCTGATTTAGATTACGGTGAGCTTCGTGTTTACCCAGGTAACTACGATGAGTACATGACTGCTGCGTCCCAAGCACGTGAACGCCTACTTAGCGACAACGCGAAGAAGAAAGCACAAATTGCTGAGCTTCAAACATTTGTTGCACGTTTCTCTGCAAACGCATCAAAAGCAAAACAGGCGACATCTCGTGCAAAACAGATCGATAAGATCAAGCTGGATGAAGTTAAGGCGTCTAGCCGTCAGAACCCATTCATTCGTTTCGAGCAATCTAAAGAACTATTCCGTAATGCTCTGATTGTAGAAAACCTAAGCCAAGGTTTTGAAAACGATCTGTTTGCAAATTTTGACGCTATCTTTGAAGTCGGTGAGCGCGTTGCGATTATCGGTGAAAACGGTGTGGGTAAAACAACGCTATTAAATACACTCGCTGGCGTTCTTGAACCGCGCACAGGTACGTATAAATGGTCTGAAAACTCAAACATCGGTTACTATGCTCAAGACCACGCCCATGATTTTGAAGAAGATCTGAACTTAACAGATTGGATGGGTCAATGGCGTCAGGAAGGCGACGATGAGCAAGTAGTACGTAGTTTCCTAGGGCGTATGCTATTTGGTCAGGATGACATCAAGAAGTCAGTAAAAGTGCTATCAGGTGGTGAGCAAGGACGTATGTTGCTTGGTAAGATCATGATGCACAAACCAAACATGCTGCTGATGGACGAACCAACAAACCACATGGATATGGAATCCATCGAATCTCTCAATACGGCTCTAGAGCAGTACAAAGGCACTTTGTTCTTCGTTTCTCACGACCGTGTATTTGTAGACTCGTTGGCAACCCGTATTCTTGAAATTCGTGACGGTAAAATCACAGACTTCAAAGGTACTTACGCTGAGTTCCTTAAATCGCGCGGTATCGACGGTTAAGTTCACACCTAAAACAACCTTTTAAAATGAAAAGACCTCACAACGAGGTCTTTTTACGTTTATAGGTTTATTCCTTAAACTGGCCGGTTAGGTATGCATATATCCCAACAACACCGAACGTAATAATCATCGAAACCATGATGCCACTAGGCGTTAGCAAAAAGTTCCAAAGCTGGTCATTGTCCATAGTTCACATCCTTTGTGAATAAACGGTATTAGTGACACTGGTTGCAGTGAGTGTTGTTGCGATGAACGCTGGGTATTCCAAGTTTGTTACGACGCCCAACACATTCCGACTGCGACCAGTATGAGTTTACACCATACTTTGCTTTTGCGAATTATTTGTTGTTACTGCCTTTCACATCAAACTCCATTTTTTCTGCGCCAGTAAAGACCTGAAAACGCAACCCTTTCGCACGGGCAATCGTTGTAATGCCATATTGTTGAGCCAGATCCAACCCCATCTGTGTCACACCGGAGCGAGAAAGCAGAACAGGAATACCCATTTGAGCCACTTTAATGACCATCTCCGATGTCAGACGCCCTGTTGTATAGAATATTTTGTCATCGCCCGTTTCCTGATTTAACCACATTTCTCCGGCGAGCGTATCAACCGCATTGTGACGACCTACATCTTCCACAAACGACAACACTTCATTACCTTTACAAATGGCGCACCCGTGAACCGCACCTGCTTTTCGGTAGGTATCGTTGTAATGTGTCAATGCTTCTAGGGTCGCATAGATTTCTGACTGCTTTAGCGGCACTTGCGGAACTTGATAGTTCTCCAATTGCTTCATCACATTGCCGTACATGGTACCTTGGCCACAACCTGAGGTGACGGTTTTCTTTTTCAGTGCGCCTTCTAAATGCTCAATGTTTTCTTTCGTGATCACGGCTGCTGAATGCGTTTCCCAATCAATGATCACGGACTCTATCGCTTCAGGGTCAGCTAAAAAGCTTTGATTCTTTAGGTAGCCCAAGACTAAGGCCTCTGGACGGGACCCAATCGTCATCAGCGTCACAATTTCTTTCCAGTTCAGCATCACGGTAAGAGGTCGCTCACAAGCAATCTGTTTAGTCAGCTTTTCACCATATTCGTCGTACACATCGACTTCGATAGTCTGCAGGGGATTTTCACTGGTTTTAATAATATTTGGTTTTACCACAGTCTTGTCCTGTTCAGTGAAGGAGCCACTAGCTCACAAGGGTTCTTCTGTTTGATACGAGGTTGAAAAGCAAATCTCATTCCAACATAGCGGTTAAGGAAAAAAATGCGAGTGATTTACGATACTTATTACAAAAACTGAGACTTCGCAGGAATGACACATACAAGCCATTGAGTTTCGACTAATTTGGTATTTATATCTATGCCGTGCCTGAGTATTAGAGTAGTTGATTTGGCGCGTTTATTGCTTTACGAATCTAACATGGTTTGAAAGCACGGGTCAGAATGTCCTTTCTGTTGGTCAAACCAAATGAAGCAAGTTGGGTGAGTTATGTCGGACAATAATAAAGACTTAGAAAACAAATACGAGAAAACCGAAGATTCATGGCCTTTAGGCGTAGAATTGGTTGAGCATGAAATTATCACAGGCGTTTGGGTAACGACCCAGTGGCAATTAACAAACTTTATACTGACGCCTACAAAAGACACCACTGATATTTGCCTTCTCCAACTCCACAGAGATGAACGTACTGATTACCGTTTTAATCTCAGCTCTCAAAACCCGAAACTCTTTCTCGTGATGGATTACCTAGACTCTAATGAGAAGCCAACCATACAACTTCTCACCGCTTCTCAAGCCGTTGCAGCGCGATATATGGATGGAGACAACCTCGTCTTATCCAATGACATGCCACTGCCTGTACAGGCTTGGATGGAGGCTTTTATTGGGCGTCATGGTGAGATGTTAGAGATGAAAGGTAAGAAACGCAAAGGAGCGGGTAGAGCAAATGGCAACTAGTCATGATTTTTTAAGCCGTTGGTCAAAACGGAAGCTAGAAGAATCTCAAAGCACTCTCGGAGAAGCTACCCCAAGCGACGAGACAGAAACCGATGTCGTGGGACGTCTTTCATCTGAAGAGGTCCTTGAAAACGACATAGCTGAAGTGACTGCGACGACAGAAGCAAGCGAGACAACTGCTGACGCTGATGAGCAAAAGCCAGAAGAGATGTCGATTGCGAATCTATTGGTTTCAGAAGCTTCAGAAAGCGTAAAAAAAGCCGCTTTACGTAAATTGTTTTTATCAGAAGAGTTTAATATCCGTGATGGGTTAGATGATTACGATGACGATTACAGCAATTTGAAGTCACTTTCAGAAGGTGTAGCAGAAACACTGCGAGACTGGGTGAAAGATAAAACTGAAGACGACGCAACAATTGAAGACAATGAGCTGGCTGTGGTTCAAACAGAGGCTTCAAATGCTGATGAAAATGAGCAAGAAATCGTCGAACCTTCTCAAAATGAAGCTGAACTGTACAAATATACAGTGGCGGGTGAAAATGGCACTTCAGAGTCAGAATCGCTATCAGAACAAGTAGGACAAAATATACCACACTCAAAATAGGTACATTTTGACTAAACACTCAACTGGCCGGGTGGGACATATTGTCTCATCCGGCTTTTTTATTAGATAAAATCAGTTCGAAACCAAGTAACCAATTGAAAATATTGAATATTAAAATTGGCATGACGCTTGCTAATTGAGTGGTATTACCAATCTTCTTGTCAATTTATCGCTTGTCTGCATTTTGTTAAGGGTCGTAAAGCCCCCAGACAAAAAGGCTTATTTATAAGTTAATCAGCAGAGTCTACCGCGCTAACTACAATGAAAGATGGAAGATTATCCATGTTGATAAATGGAAACGAGCAATGTTGAAACAACTATTAGAACAAACGACTTCCAGCAACGGTAAAGCAAGACTGTTCGCTTTTGAAAATACCATCGAGTTGACAAACCTGATCCCACCGACGGTGAGCTACGAAAGTGGCGGTAACACTTTAATTGTCGGTCCGACGGCGATCATTGAAAGTGCCGCAGCTCAATTATCACAAATGAACAGCCTTACGTTGCTTTCTACTGACGGAGAAAAGGGAACTCACAGTGCGCTGTATTATGCGAATTCTGTTCAGGTGTCTGGCTTCCTGGGTACATTTGAAGTAATTATTGAAAACAATGGTTCGACAAACAATCTCGCTAAAGTAGCGATTAATACGGATTGTTTCGACGTCGTTCTCGACCTTTGCCTTAACAGCTGTATGTCTGAGGAAGTGCCAGCTCCGGGTTATTACCCAGTCGGTCGTGGCTATCCGAAACTCGCAGAAGCGCTGGAAGAAATCCCGACGTTAATGGGGACGTTTGATAAACCCAAGTTTTTCCGTTTAGATACCGACTTGTGTGCGCACAGTTCTCGAGGCGTAAAAGGTTGTGATCGTTGTGTTGATGCCTGTCCGGCGGGCGCACTCTCCAGTGAAGGTAGTCCTAAAACAGGACATCGTATCGAGATTAACCCATACCTGTGTCAGGGTGTCGGAACTTGTGCAACCGCATGTCCTACAGAAGCGATTCATTACGCACTCCCAAATCCAGAAGATACGCAAAAATTTATCGAACGTACCTTAGCTAATTATGAAAAAGCAGGTGGCGTTGATCCTATCGTACTGATTTGTAGTTCACGCCATGAAACGTACAACGTGATGGCTTTAAAAGCGCTTCCAGATAACGTCATTCCTATTGTGGTTGAAGAGTTGCCATCTGTTGGTATCGATACTTGGTTTGCTGCGCTTGTGAACGGAGCGACTCAGGTTCTGTTTGCGGCTTCACGTTTTATGCCGCCAACCATTTTGCGCGTACTTAATAGTGAAGTCGGGATAGCACAAGAATTACTTGACCAACTTGGCATTGCAAAAGAAACCATCGATATCTTGTATTTGGAATCTCTGCGTGAAGGCGCACCGACATTGTGTACAGATTCCTTCGATTTAGCGGTAGGAGAGCTCCAAGGCAATAAACGTCAGCGCTTGTTTACCGCGTTAGATGCGTTATCTGCCTCACGTATCCCTGTCGATAATATCGTTGAGTTACCAGGAAATGCGCCTTACGGCTCGGTTTCTTGTGAAAGTAAAGACTGTACCTTATGTATGAGCTGTGTCGCTGTGTGTCCGACTCGCGCATTACATACTGATGGTCAGTCTCCGTCTCTTAAATTTGTTGAACAAGATTGTGTTCAATGTGGCTTATGTGAAAAAGCGTGTCCAGAAAATGTGCTTACGCTAACGCCTCGCATGAACTGGGTAAAAGAAGAGCGTCAGAAAGTTGTGGTAATTCACCAAGAAAAAGCCGCTGAGTGTCTTCGTTGCCACAAACCATTCGCCCCTCAATCCATGATCGACATGTTGCAAAACAAGCTGCGTGGGCATTCTCATTTTACTGATGAAGCCGCTATCAACCGTATCGCCATGTGTGAAGACTGCCGCGTGGTCGATATGTTTGAATCGATGGCCTCTGACCCATTGAAACAACTCAAGTATTAGGAGCTCACAGTGGAAAAACAGCAAGAACAAACACTGAGAACAGAAATATACCTGATTTTATCGGCGCTTTTTCGTAGTGCGCCAACGGAAGAGATGCTTGAGTTTCTTAAGTCTCTGCAAGTAGAACCTTCGGCAAGTGCAATGCAACAAGCTTGGATTGCGCTTCAGCTAGCGGCTGAAAATGCCGAAAGAGAATCGCTTGAAGATGAATATCAAAATCTCTTTATCGGTATTGGTCGTGGTGAAGTCGTTCCATTTGGATCATGGCACCTCACTGGGTCAATGATGGAGAAGCCGCTGGCGGATATTCGTCACGATTTAGATTTACTGGGCATAGAGCGCGCTGAAAACGTGAAAGAACCCGAAGATCACATTTCAGCACTTTGTGAAGTCATGGCCATGCTGACTGACGAAGAAGAGGGCTTGCAACAAGCAGTGTTTAACAAACACATCGCTCCTTGGTTCAAAGCGTTTACTCACCAATTAGAAAATGCGGAAAGCGCGGATTTTTACCAGCCAGCAGCTCAACTTTGCGACGCATTTTTAACTCTAGAACAGGTGAGATTTAGCGAGAACACCAAGAGTAGCAAAGCCAAATTAAAAATTGATGTGAAAAACGTCACTGATTACGAGTAATCAAGCCGTACAAAGTCATATCGATAGAGAGGCATGAACCTCCAAAGATCTACCGGAAGGTAAGGAAGCAATGATGAAAGATAATAAAGAAATAAACTCAAGCCGCAGGGAGCTATTGAAAGGCTTCACAACCGCTGCCGTTGCTGGTGCCGTCGTCGCTGGAACCACGAAAGTGGCAAACGCGTCAGAATCCGTTGAGTCTTCTGAAAAAGATGTGAAGAAGAAAGGGTACCGTGAAACTCAACACATTCGTGATTACTACGACACACTTTAGGAGGTAAGAGATGAAACTTGTCAAACGCTCCGACAGTGTGAGCAAAGAAACCAATCAACTTGGCATTTCGCGCCGTGCATTTATGAAAAACACCTCATTTGCTGCTGGTGGCGCTGTTGTCGGTGCTAGTCTGTTTGCTCCGGGCATGATGAAAAAAGCGGAAGCGAAAACCGTCGATCCAGAAGCCAAAACGGAAGTGAAACGCACGATCTGTTCCCACTGTTCGGTAGGCTGTGGTATTTACGCCGAAGTGCAAAACGGGGTTTGGACTGGTCAAGAGCCAGCGTTCGATCACCCATTTAATGCTGGTGGACACTGTGCGAAGGGCGCGGCTCTGCGCGAACACGGCCATGGTGAACGCCGTCTGAAATACCCAATGAAGCTTGAAAATGGCAAATGGAAAAAGCTGTCTTGGGACGAAGCAATAGAAGAGATCGGCACCAAGGTATTGGATATCCGCAAAGAATCCGGCCCTGATTCTGTTTACTTCCTAGGTAGTGCGAAGCACAGTAATGAACAGGCATACCTATTCCGTAAAATGGCATCGCTTTGGGGTACCAATAACGTTGACCACCAAGCACGTATCTGTCACTCAACCACGGTAGCGGGTGTAGCAAACACGTGGGGCTACGGTGCGATGACGAACTCTTTCAATGATATGCATAACTGTAAGTCGATGCTTTTCATTGGTTCGAACCCTGCAGAAGCGCACCCAGTTGCCATGCAGCACATTCTGATCGCAAAAGAGAAAAACAACTGTAAGATCGTGGTGGCGGATCCTCGTCGTACTCGTACTGCTGCAAAATCCGATCACTATGTTTCTCTGCGTCCTGGTTCTGATGTCGCTTTCATTTGGGGTGTATTGTGGCACGTGTTTGAAAACCAATGGGAAGACAAAGAATTTATCCGCCAGCGTGTATTTGGTATGGATGAAATCCGTGCAGAAGTCGCGAAATGGACGCCTGCAGAAGTTGAGCGCGTTTCAGGCGTAAGCGAAGAAGACGTTTACCAGACTGCAAAACTACTATCTGAAAACCGTCCGGGCTGTGTTGTATGGTGTATGGGTGGTACTCAGCATACTACGGGTAACAACAACACTCGTGCGTACTGTGTACTCGAGCTAGCGCTAGGTAACATTGGTAAATCAGGCGGCGGTGCCAACATTTTCCGTGGACACGATAACGTACAGGGTGCAACAGACCTTGGTGTTCTAGCCGATACACTGCCAGGCTATTATGGCCTTTCTGAAGGCGCTTGGCGTCACTGGTCAAAAGTTTGGGACGTCGATTACGAGTGGATTCAAGCTCGCTTTGACGACAACGAGTACGGTGGCCAAAAACCAATGCACAGTGCGGGTATCCCAGTATCGCGTTGGATCGACGGTGTGTTAGAAGACAAAGACAACATTCGTCAGCGTGAAAACATTCGCGCCATGTTCTACTGGGGACACGCCGTAAACTCTCAAACACGTGGTGTTGAGATGAAAAAGGCGATGCAGAAACTGGATATGATGGTCATCGTTGACCCTTACCCAACCGTAGCGGCGGTAATGAACGATCGTACTGATGGTGTTTACCTGCTCCCTGCTACGACTCAATTCGAAACTTACGGCAGTGTTACGGCATCTAACCGTTCTTTGCAGTGGCGCGACCAGGTTGTCGAACCTTTGTTTGAGTCAAAACCTGACCATGAAATCATGTATCTGTTGTCGAAAAAGCTTGGCTTTGACGATCTGCTGTTCAAAAACATTCGTGTAGAAAACAACCAGCCTCTGATTGAAGATCTGACTCGTGAGTTTAACAAAGGTATGTGGACTATCGGTTACACTGGTCAGAGTCCAGAGCGCCTTAAAGCACACCAACAAAACTGGCACACATTCCATAAAACCACACTCGAAGCAGAAGGTGGGCCAATCAATGGTGAAACTTACGGTCTACCTTGGCCATGTTGGGGCACGCCAGAGATGGGACACCCGGGCACTCATATCCTGTACGATACTTCTAAGACCGTTGCTGAAGGTGGTGGTAACTTCCGTACACGCTTTGGTGTGGAGTTTGAAGGTAAGAACCTGCTAGCTGAAGACAGCTACTCGAAAGGCAGTGAGATTAAAGATGGTTATCCGGAATTTACCGACAAGTTGCTAAAACAACTAGGATGGTGGGACGACCTGACAGCCGAAGAGAAAGTCGCAGCAGAAGGTAAAAACTGGAAAACTGACCTGTCTGGCGGTATTCAGCGTGTTGCTATCGCGCACGGTTGTATCCCATTTGGTAACGCAAAAGCACGTGCGATTGTTTGGACATTCCCAGACCGCGTACCGCTACACCGTGAACCGCTCTACACACCTAGACGTGACCTTGTAACTGATTATCCAACATGGGAAGACAAAGACGCGATTTTCCGTGTTCCAACATTATACAAATCGATTCAGGACCAAGACAAATCTGGCGAGTACCCGATTGTTCTGACTTCTGGTCGCTTGGTTGAATACGAAGGCGGCGGTGATGAAACTCGTTCAAACCCTTGGTTGGCGGAGCTTCAGCAAGAAATGTTCGTAGAAGTAAACCCGAAAGACGCTAACGATCTTGGCTTTAAAGATGGTGATGATGTTTGGGTTGAAGGTGCGGAGAAAGGCCGAATCAAGGTCAAAGCGATGGTAACTCGTCGTGTGAAACCGGGACTGGCATTTATTCCGTTCCACTTTGGTGGTGAGTTTGAAGGTGAAGATCTTCGCCCTAAATACCCTGAAGGAACTCAGCCGTATGTAAGCGGTGAGTCTGCCAACACAGCAACCACTTACGGTTACGACCCGGTTACCCTGATGCAGGAAACCAAAGTAACCCTATGTAACATTCGTAAAGCGTAAGGAGTCTGACAATGGCACGAATGAAATTCCTATGTGACACCAAACGCTGTATCGAGTGTAACGGCTGTGTTACTGCATGTAAGAATGAAAATGACGATGCACTTGAGTGGGGTATTCAGCGCCGCCGCGTTGTAACACTAAATGACGGTGAGGCAGGTGAAAACTCGATTTCTGTCGCTTGTATGCACTGTACGGACGCGCCTTGTATGGCAGTTTGTCCTGCAGATTGTTTTGAGCACACAGAAGATGGCATCGTACTGCACAACAAAGATCTGTGTATCGGTTGTGGTTACTGTCTGTTTGCGTGTCCATTTGGTGCGCCTCAGTTCCCTAAACAAGAAGCGTTTGGTGAGCGTGGAAAAATGGACAAATGTACCTTCTGTGCTGGCGGTCCTGAGACGGAACCTGGTTCGGTTGAAGAACGTCGGAAATATGGTGCGAACCGTATTGCGGAAGGCAAACTACCTATGTGTGCGTCATTATGTTCAACGAAAGCCTTGTTGGCCGGTGATGCAGAGAAAGTATCTGATATTTTCCGTCAGCGTGTTGTAGAGCGCGGCGCTAAGAATGCAGGTTGGACAGACGGAAATGATCTTTCTTACGACGCAACAAAAAGCTAAGTAAGGAGAGACACATGTTAAACACTTTAAAACGTGCGTCTCTGGTAATGCTGTCAATCATGACAGCATTACTGCTGACTTTCTCAATGCCAGCGTCCGCAGAAGAGCAATCTTCCAAAGTCGTGCAGCAGGAAATGACACAACTCGCAGGGGCGGACTATTGGCGTCAGATCAGGCAGGGTGAGTCAGGTTACACCACGTCTCAATCACCAGAGCATGGCGTGCTAATCAGTAAGCCGGGCGAAACCTGGTACATCCTGAAAGAAAAGTGGATGTCACCAGCCGGTGCTATCGCTATTTTCGGCAGTATCGCGATGGTTGTATTGGCTTATGTCTTTGTCGGGCCTCTAATGCTAAGTAAGCCTCGCACAGGCAAAAAGATTAAGCGCTGGTCTCGACTCGATCGTGCACTGCACTGGAGCATGGCGTTTACCTTTTTAACCCTGGCGTTCAGTGGGTTGATGCTCGTCTACGGCAAACACTTCCTGAAACCTTACGTGCCTAGTGAGTTCTGGGGTTTCATCGTTATGCTGGCGAAGCAATATCACAACTACATGGGGCCGCTGTTCTTTATCTTGCTGATGTTAATTCTGCTGAAATGGTGGCGTAAATCGATCCCGAACATGACGGACGTACGTTGGTTCATGAAAATGGGTGGTATGGTTGGTAAACACAAAGGCACTCATCCATCGGCAGGCTTCTCAAACGGTGGTGAGAAAGCGGTTTACTGGCTACTCATTTTCGTCGGTGCAATCGCTGCAGCAAGTGGTCTGGTTTTGGATTTCCCTATCTTTGATCAAACCCGCCGTGATATGGAGTTGTCTAACCTGATTCACGCAGTCTCGGCGCTCATTCTTATCTGCGGCTTTGTTTTCCACATCTATATCGGCTTGTTCGGTATGGAAGGCGCACTGGAAGGCATGGTAACGGGTGAGGTTGACGAAACATGGGCGAAAGAGCACCACGATCTCTGGTACGAAGAAGTCAAATCTCAACAGGCAATGGGAGAATCAGACGAGGTTAAAGCAACAGATAAAGGAGCGAAAGCGAATGAACAAACATCATAACGGGATTTGGGTTGCGTATATCCTGAGTTGTTTAACCCCGTTCACGTTTTTGATCTCAGGCGTTGTCGCTATTATCTATGCTGGTTATCGTTTGGATAAAGGCGAAGACAGTGATGTGGTTATCTCGCATTACTACGGGCTAATTCGTACTTTCTTCCTCTACCTCACGTTCTTTGTTGTTTTAATCGTGACCGTTGCAACCACAAATGGTGTGTTAAAAGGGGTCAGCGATTATTGGGTGCGCAGCACAATGTTAGATAACATCGCGTATGTTATTCCATACATTGGTAGTGTGTTCGCCGTTGTAGCGATAGGTGTGTGGCTGTGGAGAATGCTTCAAGGCATGCATCAATTACGCAATAACAAGCCGCACAGACCTTCTACAGGTCCTAACCTATAAAGCATCGATGAACTTTAAGCAAAACCGCCTACCCAAGGCGGTTTTTTATTGGGTCATTCATTACCAATTGATATGCACCCAGTTGGCACAATCAAACCTCGGTTGCATATAAAATATACATTTACTTAACAAAATGGTGCGCATTAATTTGGTGCAGTCAGCTGTTTTTGGTGCATTTCATTGGGAGTTCGAATGTGTCTGAAACGATTCATAAAAACTGACTACACAATAAAAACAAGGGATTATTTAAATTTCATTCAACAGGAAAGCTATTGGAACACTAATTGCTTTGTTAGACGCTTTATAAGTTTTATTCACCATTTTGGTGATGGTTGATTTTTATTGCACAGGATAAGTGCGCACAACACTAACGGAGACAATCATAATGAGTGTAACAGCCGATCAGGTACATGGCGTTGTACAAACTCTGACACAAAGTTCCGATACTCTATTCTTACTGCTTGGTGCCATCATGGTTTTTTTGATGCACTCTGGT is drawn from uncultured Vibrio sp. and contains these coding sequences:
- a CDS encoding DUF3305 domain-containing protein; its protein translation is MSDNNKDLENKYEKTEDSWPLGVELVEHEIITGVWVTTQWQLTNFILTPTKDTTDICLLQLHRDERTDYRFNLSSQNPKLFLVMDYLDSNEKPTIQLLTASQAVAARYMDGDNLVLSNDMPLPVQAWMEAFIGRHGEMLEMKGKKRKGAGRANGN
- a CDS encoding DUF3306 domain-containing protein → MATSHDFLSRWSKRKLEESQSTLGEATPSDETETDVVGRLSSEEVLENDIAEVTATTEASETTADADEQKPEEMSIANLLVSEASESVKKAALRKLFLSEEFNIRDGLDDYDDDYSNLKSLSEGVAETLRDWVKDKTEDDATIEDNELAVVQTEASNADENEQEIVEPSQNEAELYKYTVAGENGTSESESLSEQVGQNIPHSK
- a CDS encoding transcriptional initiation protein Tat yields the protein MKDNKEINSSRRELLKGFTTAAVAGAVVAGTTKVANASESVESSEKDVKKKGYRETQHIRDYYDTL
- a CDS encoding 4Fe-4S dicluster domain-containing protein, whose protein sequence is MLKQLLEQTTSSNGKARLFAFENTIELTNLIPPTVSYESGGNTLIVGPTAIIESAAAQLSQMNSLTLLSTDGEKGTHSALYYANSVQVSGFLGTFEVIIENNGSTNNLAKVAINTDCFDVVLDLCLNSCMSEEVPAPGYYPVGRGYPKLAEALEEIPTLMGTFDKPKFFRLDTDLCAHSSRGVKGCDRCVDACPAGALSSEGSPKTGHRIEINPYLCQGVGTCATACPTEAIHYALPNPEDTQKFIERTLANYEKAGGVDPIVLICSSRHETYNVMALKALPDNVIPIVVEELPSVGIDTWFAALVNGATQVLFAASRFMPPTILRVLNSEVGIAQELLDQLGIAKETIDILYLESLREGAPTLCTDSFDLAVGELQGNKRQRLFTALDALSASRIPVDNIVELPGNAPYGSVSCESKDCTLCMSCVAVCPTRALHTDGQSPSLKFVEQDCVQCGLCEKACPENVLTLTPRMNWVKEERQKVVVIHQEKAAECLRCHKPFAPQSMIDMLQNKLRGHSHFTDEAAINRIAMCEDCRVVDMFESMASDPLKQLKY
- a CDS encoding ABC-F family ATPase, giving the protein MISTANITQQFGAKPLFENISVKFGEGNRYGLIGANGCGKSTFMKILSGELEQTSGNVSYDPNERVAKLNQDQFAYEAFTVIDTVIMGHKELWEVKKERDRIYSLAEMSEEDGMKVADLEVQFAEMDGYMAEAKAGELLLAVGIPMEQHFGLMSEVAPGWKLRVLLAQVLFADPDIMLLDEPTNNLDMDTIRWLEDTLNARNCTMIIISHDRHFLNSVCTHMADLDYGELRVYPGNYDEYMTAASQARERLLSDNAKKKAQIAELQTFVARFSANASKAKQATSRAKQIDKIKLDEVKASSRQNPFIRFEQSKELFRNALIVENLSQGFENDLFANFDAIFEVGERVAIIGENGVGKTTLLNTLAGVLEPRTGTYKWSENSNIGYYAQDHAHDFEEDLNLTDWMGQWRQEGDDEQVVRSFLGRMLFGQDDIKKSVKVLSGGEQGRMLLGKIMMHKPNMLLMDEPTNHMDMESIESLNTALEQYKGTLFFVSHDRVFVDSLATRILEIRDGKITDFKGTYAEFLKSRGIDG
- a CDS encoding molecular chaperone TorD family protein, with protein sequence MEKQQEQTLRTEIYLILSALFRSAPTEEMLEFLKSLQVEPSASAMQQAWIALQLAAENAERESLEDEYQNLFIGIGRGEVVPFGSWHLTGSMMEKPLADIRHDLDLLGIERAENVKEPEDHISALCEVMAMLTDEEEGLQQAVFNKHIAPWFKAFTHQLENAESADFYQPAAQLCDAFLTLEQVRFSENTKSSKAKLKIDVKNVTDYE
- a CDS encoding formate dehydrogenase accessory sulfurtransferase FdhD gives rise to the protein MVKPNIIKTSENPLQTIEVDVYDEYGEKLTKQIACERPLTVMLNWKEIVTLMTIGSRPEALVLGYLKNQSFLADPEAIESVIIDWETHSAAVITKENIEHLEGALKKKTVTSGCGQGTMYGNVMKQLENYQVPQVPLKQSEIYATLEALTHYNDTYRKAGAVHGCAICKGNEVLSFVEDVGRHNAVDTLAGEMWLNQETGDDKIFYTTGRLTSEMVIKVAQMGIPVLLSRSGVTQMGLDLAQQYGITTIARAKGLRFQVFTGAEKMEFDVKGSNNK